In one window of Solanum pennellii chromosome 2, SPENNV200 DNA:
- the LOC107011869 gene encoding mitogen-activated protein kinase kinase kinase 5-like isoform X1 → MHWWPSFSSSTRASTSDRKVHSDDSVIVTRGGARSALKSALFGTRSRMRQISRKKKKPQHRGGDHHSVDVGDDWHSQYSYESSLQEERPPPQPLPLPELHVMLRQHPNLVQAPSVPLPSPSEAISHHKAGEEIERERMDAFNGGATREGRLLNQESRKRTDHSATPLSRMMPPRMLLVPERIPPDFWTSAPTSPYASPTHRQLKSCDHITSPLFVTPPSVFQVWSAPEMPPSEAPHGLGFSYNHAFSVDNSPLHSPRLSPQRRSRSPSGSPSPLHHPLPNDQCPMARRENCAQGNVHPLPLPPLATHPVSPPTPKADISPIKGQWKKGKLIGRGTFGSVYVASNRETGALCALKEVELLPDDPKSAESIRQLEQEINVLSHLKHPNIVQYYGSEIVDDRFYIYLEYVHPGSINKFIQDHCGEITESIVRNFTRHILCGLAYLHSKKTIHRDIKGANLLVDAYGVVKLADFGMAKHLNGHSANLSLKGSPYWMAPELMHSVMQRDNSNDLALAIDIWSLGCTIIEMLNGKPPWSEYEAAAAMFKVLKDTPPIPETLSLEGKDFLHCCFRRNPAERPSASMLLEHPFVRMSHQPEVPSFVQQVDGIRLTEKLHSQREQLSYKLEAVHVSLER, encoded by the exons ATGCATTGGTGGCCGAGCTTCTCATCTTCCACCCGTGCCTCTACCTCCGACAGAAAAGTTCATTCCGATGATAGCGTGATCGTCACGCGCGGGGGCGCTCGTTCGGCCCTGAAATCAGCTCTCTTCGGCACCCGTAGCCGTATGCGCCAAATATCCCGGAAGAAGAAGAAGCCCCAACACCGTGGTGGTGACCACCATAGTGTCGACGTCGGAGATGATTGGCACTCTCAGTATTCGTATGAAAGTTCTCTACAGGAGGAACGTCCGCCGCCGCAACCCCTCCCTTTGCCGGAATTACATGTGATGCTCCGTCAACATCCTAATTTGGTTCAAGCCCCCAGCGTCCCACTTCCTTCGCCTAGTGAAGCAATTTCGCATCATAAAGCTGGAGAGGAAATAGAAAGAGAGAGGATGGATGCTTTCAATGGTGGAGCAACACGAGAGGG CAGACTTTTAAACCAAGAGTCTCGAAAGAGAACAGATCACTCTGCAACTCCATTGTCCAGGATGATGCCACCTCGGATGCTGCTTGTCCCAGAAAGAATCCCTCCTGACTTTTGGACTAGTGCTCCAACTAGTCCTTATGCAAGTCCTACACATAGACAACTGAAAAGTTGTGATCATATAACGAGTCCTCTTTTCGTCACACCTCCTAGCGTTTTTCAAGTTTGGTCTGCCCCTGAGATGCCTCCTTCAGAAGCCCCTCATGGTTTAGGCTTTTCTTATAACCATGCTTTTAGTGTTGATAACTCTCCTCTTCACAGTCCAAGATTAAGTCCTCAGAGAAGATCCAGGAGTCCAAGTGGATCTCCTTCACCTTTACATCATCCACTACCAAATGATCAGTGCCCAATGGCGCGTCGTGAGAATTGCGCTCAAGGAAATGTCCATCCTTTACCCCTTCCTCCTCTAGCTACCCATCCCGTTTCACCACCTACCCCTAAAGCAGATATATCACCTATTAAAGGCCAGTGGAAAAAAGGAAAGCTTATTGGACGTGGGACATTTGGAAGTGTTTACGTAGCATCAAACAG AGAGACAGGAGCTTTGTGTGCATTGAAAGAAGTTGAATTATTACCAGATGACCCAAAATCTGCTGAGTCTATAAGGCAGCTAGAACAG GAAATCAATGTTCTCAGTCACCTCAAGCACCCAAACATTGTCCAGTATTATGGCAGTGAAATA GTTGATGACCGCTTTTACATTTATCTAGAATATGTTCATCCTGGTTCTATCAATAAATTTATCCAAGACCATTGTGGGGAAATTACAGAATCTATTGTGAGGAATTTCACTCGCCATATTCTTTGCGGGTTAGCGTACTTGCATAGTAAAAAGACCATTCACAG GGACATTAAAGGGGCTAATTTGCTTGTTGATGCTTATGGGGTTGTCAAACTTGCAGACTTTGGGATGGCTAAGCAC CTAAACGGGCACTCAGCTAATCTCTCTTTAAAAGGAAGTCCATATTGGATGGCTCCTGAG CTTATGCACTCTGTTATGCAGAGAGATAATAGTAACGATCTTGCCTTAGCTATTGATATATGGAGTTTGGGTTGTACTATAATTGAGATGCTGAATGGCAAACCTCCTTGGAGTGAATATGAAGCT GCTGCAGCAATGTTCAAGGTTCTAAAAGATACCCCACCAATACCTGAAACATTATCACTAGAAGGGAAAGATTTTTTGCATTGTTGTTTCCGTAGAAATCCAGCAGAGAGGCCATCAGCTAGCATGTTGCTAGAACATCCATTTGTTAGAATGTCGCATCAGCCAGAAGTTCCTTCTTTTGTCCAGCAAGTTGACGGGATAAGACTAACA GAAAAGTTGCATTCTCAAAGAGAGCAGCTAAGTTATAAACTTGAGGCGGTGCATGTATCATTAGAAAGATAA
- the LOC107011869 gene encoding mitogen-activated protein kinase kinase kinase 5-like isoform X2 — protein sequence MHWWPSFSSSTRASTSDRKVHSDDSVIVTRGGARSALKSALFGTRSRMRQISRKKKKPQHRGGDHHSVDVGDDWHSQYSYESSLQEERPPPQPLPLPELHVMLRQHPNLVQAPSVPLPSPSEAISHHKAGEEIERERMDAFNGGATREGLLNQESRKRTDHSATPLSRMMPPRMLLVPERIPPDFWTSAPTSPYASPTHRQLKSCDHITSPLFVTPPSVFQVWSAPEMPPSEAPHGLGFSYNHAFSVDNSPLHSPRLSPQRRSRSPSGSPSPLHHPLPNDQCPMARRENCAQGNVHPLPLPPLATHPVSPPTPKADISPIKGQWKKGKLIGRGTFGSVYVASNRETGALCALKEVELLPDDPKSAESIRQLEQEINVLSHLKHPNIVQYYGSEIVDDRFYIYLEYVHPGSINKFIQDHCGEITESIVRNFTRHILCGLAYLHSKKTIHRDIKGANLLVDAYGVVKLADFGMAKHLNGHSANLSLKGSPYWMAPELMHSVMQRDNSNDLALAIDIWSLGCTIIEMLNGKPPWSEYEAAAAMFKVLKDTPPIPETLSLEGKDFLHCCFRRNPAERPSASMLLEHPFVRMSHQPEVPSFVQQVDGIRLTEKLHSQREQLSYKLEAVHVSLER from the exons ATGCATTGGTGGCCGAGCTTCTCATCTTCCACCCGTGCCTCTACCTCCGACAGAAAAGTTCATTCCGATGATAGCGTGATCGTCACGCGCGGGGGCGCTCGTTCGGCCCTGAAATCAGCTCTCTTCGGCACCCGTAGCCGTATGCGCCAAATATCCCGGAAGAAGAAGAAGCCCCAACACCGTGGTGGTGACCACCATAGTGTCGACGTCGGAGATGATTGGCACTCTCAGTATTCGTATGAAAGTTCTCTACAGGAGGAACGTCCGCCGCCGCAACCCCTCCCTTTGCCGGAATTACATGTGATGCTCCGTCAACATCCTAATTTGGTTCAAGCCCCCAGCGTCCCACTTCCTTCGCCTAGTGAAGCAATTTCGCATCATAAAGCTGGAGAGGAAATAGAAAGAGAGAGGATGGATGCTTTCAATGGTGGAGCAACACGAGAGGG ACTTTTAAACCAAGAGTCTCGAAAGAGAACAGATCACTCTGCAACTCCATTGTCCAGGATGATGCCACCTCGGATGCTGCTTGTCCCAGAAAGAATCCCTCCTGACTTTTGGACTAGTGCTCCAACTAGTCCTTATGCAAGTCCTACACATAGACAACTGAAAAGTTGTGATCATATAACGAGTCCTCTTTTCGTCACACCTCCTAGCGTTTTTCAAGTTTGGTCTGCCCCTGAGATGCCTCCTTCAGAAGCCCCTCATGGTTTAGGCTTTTCTTATAACCATGCTTTTAGTGTTGATAACTCTCCTCTTCACAGTCCAAGATTAAGTCCTCAGAGAAGATCCAGGAGTCCAAGTGGATCTCCTTCACCTTTACATCATCCACTACCAAATGATCAGTGCCCAATGGCGCGTCGTGAGAATTGCGCTCAAGGAAATGTCCATCCTTTACCCCTTCCTCCTCTAGCTACCCATCCCGTTTCACCACCTACCCCTAAAGCAGATATATCACCTATTAAAGGCCAGTGGAAAAAAGGAAAGCTTATTGGACGTGGGACATTTGGAAGTGTTTACGTAGCATCAAACAG AGAGACAGGAGCTTTGTGTGCATTGAAAGAAGTTGAATTATTACCAGATGACCCAAAATCTGCTGAGTCTATAAGGCAGCTAGAACAG GAAATCAATGTTCTCAGTCACCTCAAGCACCCAAACATTGTCCAGTATTATGGCAGTGAAATA GTTGATGACCGCTTTTACATTTATCTAGAATATGTTCATCCTGGTTCTATCAATAAATTTATCCAAGACCATTGTGGGGAAATTACAGAATCTATTGTGAGGAATTTCACTCGCCATATTCTTTGCGGGTTAGCGTACTTGCATAGTAAAAAGACCATTCACAG GGACATTAAAGGGGCTAATTTGCTTGTTGATGCTTATGGGGTTGTCAAACTTGCAGACTTTGGGATGGCTAAGCAC CTAAACGGGCACTCAGCTAATCTCTCTTTAAAAGGAAGTCCATATTGGATGGCTCCTGAG CTTATGCACTCTGTTATGCAGAGAGATAATAGTAACGATCTTGCCTTAGCTATTGATATATGGAGTTTGGGTTGTACTATAATTGAGATGCTGAATGGCAAACCTCCTTGGAGTGAATATGAAGCT GCTGCAGCAATGTTCAAGGTTCTAAAAGATACCCCACCAATACCTGAAACATTATCACTAGAAGGGAAAGATTTTTTGCATTGTTGTTTCCGTAGAAATCCAGCAGAGAGGCCATCAGCTAGCATGTTGCTAGAACATCCATTTGTTAGAATGTCGCATCAGCCAGAAGTTCCTTCTTTTGTCCAGCAAGTTGACGGGATAAGACTAACA GAAAAGTTGCATTCTCAAAGAGAGCAGCTAAGTTATAAACTTGAGGCGGTGCATGTATCATTAGAAAGATAA
- the LOC107010003 gene encoding patatin-like protein 3 — protein MGRIFVVALLITFLVLLQQYPIACVATKRKTVTILSIDGGGIRGIIPSTILAFLESKLQELDGANGRIADYFDVIAGTSTGGLVTTMLTAPNKDNRPLYAAKDINNFYMEHGAKIFPQSSRNNFMKKMFNLFGGPKYDGEYLRSLVRSELGNLTMKQTLTHTLIPTFDIKRLQPIIFTTTDARAIVSKNARLSDVSLGTSAAPTYFPVHYFETKDAQGKIRTFDLVDGGVAANNPTLLAITHISREMMTRRLKYEDMQTVDCKKMLVLSLGTGTGKNKEKYNAATASKWGLLSWMYNHGAIPLLDIFTDAITDIVDIHVSTMFQSLHNHKNYLRIQNDSMIGEAASMDISTIENMQTLVQTGKDLLKKPVSRVNLETGRVEAVQGEGTNEEALTRFAKLLSEERKFRRLET, from the exons ATGGGTAGGATTTTTGTAGTTGCACTACTAATCACTTTTCTAGTACTGTTGCAACAATATCCTATAGCTTGTGTAGCTACTAAACGAAAGACGGTAACGATTTTAAGCATTGATGGAGGTGGTATTAGAGGCATTATTCCCAGCACTATTCTTGCATTCCTTGAATCCAAACTTCAG GAACTTGATGGAGCCAATGGAAGAATTGCAGACTATTTTGATGTGATAGCTGGTACAAGTACAGGTGGACTTGTAACCACAATGCTCACAGCTCCAAACAAGGATAATCGCCCTTTATATGCTGCAAAAGATATTAACAACTTCTACATGGAACACGGCGCTAAAATCTTTCCTCAGAGCAG CCGCAACAACTTCATGAAGAagatgtttaatttatttggtGGACCAAAGTATGATGGTGAGTACCTGAGATCGTTGGTTAGGTCGGAACTAGGCAATCTTACTATGAAGCAAACATTGACGCATACACTCATTCCAACTTTTGATATCAAACGCCTTCAACCTATCATTTTCACAACTACTGAT GCCAGAGCAATTGTGTCTAAGAATGCGCGCCTATCAGACGTTTCTCTTGGTACTTCAGCAGCACCCACTTATTTCCCTGTACATTATTTTGAGACTAAGGATGCTCAAGGAAAAATACGTACATTTGATCTTGTTGATGGAGGTGTAGCTGCAAATAATCCT ACTCTACTAGCAATTACTCACATTTCAAGAGAAATGATGACGAGAAGACTGAAATATGAGGATATGCAAACTGTGGACTGCAAGAAAATGTTGGTTCTGTCACTGGGCACTGGCACAGgcaagaataaagagaagtacaATGCTGCCACAGCTTCAAAATGGGGTCTTCTTAGTTGGATGTACAATCATGGTGCAATTCCATTGCTAGACATTTTTACTGATGCAATTACTGATATTGTGGATATACATGTTTCAACTATGTTTCAGTCCCTTCACAACCACAAGAATTACCTCAGAATTCAG AATGATAGTATGATCGGGGAGGCGGCATCTATGGATATTTCAACCATAGAAAACATGCAGACACTAGTGCAGACTGGTAAAGATCTACTGAAGAAGCCTGTGTCAAGGGTCAACTTGGAGACGGGCCGCGTTGAAGCAGTTCAAGGGGAAGGCACCAATGAAGAAGCTCTTACTCGCTTTGCTAAGTTGCTTTCAGAGGAAAGAAAGTTTCGACGATTAGAGACatga